One genomic segment of Salvia miltiorrhiza cultivar Shanhuang (shh) unplaced genomic scaffold, IMPLAD_Smil_shh original_scaffold_252, whole genome shotgun sequence includes these proteins:
- the LOC131003674 gene encoding protein TRANSPARENT TESTA GLABRA 1 — MDNSTQESHPRPENNVVTYDSPYPIYAMAISAVNRRRVAVGSFIEELKNRVDILSFSEDSSSLKPVPSLSFDHPYPPTKFLFHPSVSAPSNLLASSGDFLRLWEVKDSSIAAVSTLNNSKTSEYSAPLTSFDWNEVEPRRIGTSSIDTTCTIWDIEKGVVETQLIAHDKEVYDIAWGEAGVFASVSADGSVRIFDLRDKEHSTIIYESPMPDTPLLRLAWNKQDLRYMATILMDSNKIVILDIRSPTMPVAELERHSASVNAIAWAPQSARHICSAGDDGQALLWELPTVAGPNGIDPMSMYSAVAEINQLQWSTAQPDWIAIAFANKMQMLKV, encoded by the coding sequence ATGGACAATTCGACCCAGGAATCCCACCCCCGCCCCGAAAATAATGTCGTCACATACGACTCCCCCTACCCCATCTACGCCATGGCCATCTCCGCCGTCAACCGCCGCCGCGTCGCCGTCGGCAGCTTCATCGAGGAGCTGAAGAACCGCGTCGACATCCTCTCATTCTCTGAAGACTCGTCCTCTCTCAAGCCCGTCCCTTCCCTCTCCTTCGACCACCCTTACCCCCCGACGAAATTCCTCTTCCACCCCTCCGTCTCCGCCCCTTCCAACCTCCTCGCCTCCTCCGGCGACTTCCTCCGCCTCTGGGAGGTCAAGGACTCCTCAATCGCGGCCGTGTCCACGCTCAACAACAGCAAAACCAGCGAGTACTCCGCTCCGCTGACCTCATTCGATTGGAACGAGGTGGAGCCGCGCCGGATCGGGACCTCCAGCATCGACACCACCTGCACGATTTGGGACATCGAGAAGGGCGTGGTGGAGACGCAGCTGATCGCGCACGACAAGGAGGTCTACGACATAGCTTGGGGCGAGGCTGGGGTGTTTGCGTCGGTTTCAGCCGACGGTTCCGTCAGGATCTTCGATTTGAGGGATAAGGAGCATTCGACGATCATCTACGAGAGCCCTATGCCGGATACGCCGTTGCTCAGATTGGCTTGGAATAAGCAGGATTTGAGGTATATGGCGACCATCTTGATGGATAGCAACAAAATTGTGATATTGGATATTAGGTCTCCGACAATGCCGGTGGCGGAGCTGGAGAGGCATAGTGCAAGTGTGAATGCAATTGCGTGGGCGCCGCAGAGTGCAAGGCATATTTGCTCCGCTGGGGACGATGGGCAGGCGTTGCTTTGGGAGCTGCCGACGGTGGCTGGGCCCAATGGGATTGATCCCATGTCCATGTACTCCGCCGTTGCCGAGATTAACCAGCTGCAGTGGTCCACTGCGCAGCCGGATTGGATTGCGATCGCGTTTGCCAACAAGATGCAAATGCTCAAAGTCTGA